From a single Micromonospora pallida genomic region:
- a CDS encoding MauE/DoxX family redox-associated membrane protein — translation MSVLLASVATYTVVFTLLVAVAEHLSQPAALGRALAAHRVLPAPATVAVLVVAAEGVLAGAGIVALRGGGGSGLRVAVLLGGTALFGLYAGYGLHLRSTGRGGPCGCSRLELPMTGWVVARAAILAGLALVGLSRSGAVVGWGQADTSLAVVLLAAATFTTLLWHLPSAMYQPRAVSRPTGVTEGGRLG, via the coding sequence ATGTCCGTACTGCTGGCCAGCGTGGCGACGTACACCGTGGTGTTCACCCTGCTGGTCGCCGTCGCCGAGCATTTGTCGCAGCCGGCCGCGCTCGGCCGGGCGTTGGCCGCGCACCGGGTGCTCCCGGCGCCGGCCACGGTCGCCGTCCTCGTCGTCGCGGCCGAAGGGGTGCTCGCCGGCGCCGGGATCGTGGCGCTGCGCGGGGGTGGCGGCAGCGGCCTGCGCGTCGCCGTCCTGCTCGGCGGCACCGCGCTGTTCGGCCTGTACGCCGGCTACGGCCTGCACCTCCGGTCGACCGGCCGGGGTGGCCCGTGCGGGTGCTCCCGGCTGGAACTGCCGATGACCGGATGGGTGGTGGCGCGGGCCGCGATCCTGGCCGGCCTGGCACTGGTCGGCCTGTCCCGGTCCGGCGCGGTCGTCGGGTGGGGACAGGCCGACACCTCCCTCGCCGTCGTGCTGCTGGCCGCCGCCACGTTCACCACGCTGCTGTGGCACCTGCCGTCCGCGATGTACCAACCCCGGGCGGTCAGCCGACCCACGGGCGTGACCGAAGGAGGCCGACTCGGATGA
- a CDS encoding peptidoglycan-binding domain-containing protein, translating to MTTLDAVPALRGVDPGTGAAVRRPPVRTGSRARSAWTLSRRAVLRAGTAVGMAALSVFPAARRAYADGYTIYAGCPSYASDHNCSPGCGPSPIFADSCNTSGTYLGFHKNDGVTWILRPNECYAGTYDGWLWRYQGACGACACSVERRCHDGYRKTSSGWVRSICRWNTDCGCLTSYAWPTVRRGATGANVYTIQHLLTARGHTTTADGIFGSDTETKVKSFQTTAGLAATGVVDATTWPALVITVRSGDNSHAVRGAQRQLNKHAYGLSVDGVFGPATDSAVRDFQRQNGLTADGIVGANTWRTLTGAPT from the coding sequence ATGACCACTCTCGACGCCGTTCCCGCCCTGCGCGGGGTCGACCCGGGGACCGGAGCCGCGGTCCGGCGCCCGCCGGTGCGGACCGGCAGCCGCGCCCGGTCCGCCTGGACGCTGTCCCGACGCGCCGTGCTGCGGGCCGGCACCGCGGTGGGCATGGCCGCGCTCAGCGTCTTCCCGGCGGCCCGGCGGGCGTACGCCGACGGTTACACGATCTACGCTGGGTGCCCCAGCTACGCCAGCGACCACAACTGCTCGCCGGGCTGCGGCCCGAGCCCGATCTTCGCCGACTCCTGCAACACCAGCGGGACCTACCTCGGGTTCCACAAGAACGACGGGGTCACCTGGATCCTGCGGCCGAACGAGTGCTACGCCGGGACGTACGACGGTTGGCTGTGGCGCTACCAGGGGGCGTGCGGCGCCTGCGCGTGCTCGGTCGAGCGCCGTTGCCACGACGGGTACCGCAAGACCAGTTCGGGCTGGGTGCGGTCGATCTGCCGGTGGAACACCGACTGCGGCTGTCTGACCTCGTACGCCTGGCCCACCGTCCGACGGGGTGCCACCGGGGCCAACGTCTACACCATCCAGCACCTGCTGACCGCGCGCGGCCACACGACCACTGCCGACGGGATCTTCGGCAGCGACACCGAGACGAAGGTGAAGAGCTTCCAGACGACGGCCGGTCTCGCGGCCACCGGTGTCGTCGACGCCACCACCTGGCCGGCCCTCGTGATCACGGTCCGCTCCGGGGACAACAGCCACGCCGTCCGGGGTGCCCAGCGCCAACTGAACAAGCACGCCTACGGGCTGTCGGTCGACGGGGTCTTCGGCCCGGCGACCGACAGCGCGGTGCGGGACTTCCAGCGGCAGAACGGGCTCACCGCCGACGGCATCGTCGGGGCGAACACCTGGCGGACCCTGACCGGCGCTCCGACGTGA
- a CDS encoding TIGR04013 family B12-binding domain/radical SAM domain-containing protein, whose translation MDAPDLVLVLRYRKAVTYGFHVLLGALEEHPTSTRYEVRFGETPEATATHVRAALGTGAGRVLVLWSFYSPDAEALAEELALIRGLVDAPNVAHVAGGVHATAEPGQTLDAGWDVAAVGEGETTLLRLVDAAGDPTGIPGLAYRDPAGAVVRTRRPERRPLDEFRGFSLRWNRFNALEITRGCVFSCRFCQTPFMFSAKFRHRSVANVRWHVDAMRERGLRDVRFITPTALSYGSQTDEPNLDAVEELLASCREGIGPNGRVFFGSFPSEIRPEHLTRDALRLVRKYCANTNIIVGAQSGSDRILDAAKRGHGVEEVRRAVRLGVEEGFGINVDMIFGMPGEDQADVTASLRLAQELADLGARIHAHTFMPLPGTPWREAPPGDVAPETIREVDRLSQRGALYGHWQKQRDHAARLAAAANAHPRPGRSRTILPVVDR comes from the coding sequence ATGGACGCTCCCGATCTCGTGCTGGTGCTGCGTTACCGCAAGGCGGTGACGTACGGGTTCCACGTCCTGCTCGGGGCGTTGGAGGAACACCCGACCAGCACCCGGTACGAGGTCCGGTTCGGCGAGACCCCGGAGGCGACGGCGACCCACGTCCGGGCCGCCCTCGGCACCGGGGCGGGGCGGGTGCTGGTGCTCTGGTCGTTCTACTCGCCGGACGCCGAGGCGCTGGCCGAGGAGCTGGCGCTGATCCGTGGGCTGGTCGACGCCCCGAACGTGGCGCACGTCGCGGGCGGGGTGCACGCCACCGCCGAGCCCGGGCAGACCCTGGACGCCGGATGGGACGTCGCCGCGGTCGGGGAGGGCGAGACGACGCTGCTGCGCCTGGTGGACGCGGCCGGCGACCCGACCGGGATCCCCGGCCTCGCGTACCGTGACCCCGCCGGGGCGGTCGTCCGGACCCGGCGCCCGGAGCGCCGGCCGCTCGACGAGTTCCGGGGCTTCTCGCTGCGGTGGAACCGGTTCAACGCGTTGGAGATCACGCGGGGTTGCGTTTTCTCCTGCCGGTTCTGCCAGACCCCGTTCATGTTCTCCGCCAAGTTCCGGCACCGCAGTGTGGCGAACGTCCGCTGGCACGTCGACGCGATGCGCGAGCGCGGGCTGCGGGACGTCCGGTTCATCACCCCGACCGCGCTGTCGTACGGGAGTCAGACGGACGAGCCGAACCTCGACGCGGTCGAGGAGCTGCTCGCCTCCTGTCGGGAGGGGATCGGCCCGAACGGACGGGTCTTCTTCGGCTCCTTCCCCAGCGAGATCCGCCCCGAGCACCTCACCCGGGACGCGCTGCGGCTGGTCCGGAAGTACTGCGCCAACACCAACATCATCGTGGGCGCGCAGTCCGGCTCGGACCGGATCCTGGACGCCGCCAAGCGTGGGCACGGCGTCGAGGAGGTGCGACGGGCGGTACGCCTCGGCGTCGAGGAGGGCTTCGGGATCAACGTCGACATGATCTTCGGCATGCCCGGCGAGGACCAGGCCGACGTGACGGCGTCCCTGCGGTTGGCCCAGGAGTTGGCCGACCTCGGGGCCCGGATCCACGCGCACACCTTCATGCCGTTGCCCGGCACTCCCTGGCGGGAGGCGCCACCGGGGGACGTCGCTCCGGAGACCATCCGGGAGGTGGACCGGCTCTCCCAGCGCGGCGCCCTGTACGGCCACTGGCAGAAGCAGCGGGACCACGCGGCCCGGCTGGCCGCGGCCGCCAACGCGCACCCCCGGCCCGGCCGCAGCCGCACCATCCTGCCCGTCGTGGACCGATAA